A region of Oceanicoccus sp. KOV_DT_Chl DNA encodes the following proteins:
- the gspG gene encoding type II secretion system major pseudopilin GspG: protein MKLQLNKIQGIKQSGFSLIEIMVVLVIIGLLVSIVAPNVLDRADEARVQKVQADFAAIATSLKMYRLDNYNYPTSEQGLEALVDKPTIDPIPGNWKKNGYLEDLPLDPWGRTYLYLSPSEFGEGEYDIYSLGADGVTGGEDQNADIGSWMKAGEKE from the coding sequence ATGAAACTGCAGCTAAACAAAATACAGGGCATCAAACAGTCGGGTTTTAGTTTGATCGAGATTATGGTGGTGTTGGTTATTATCGGACTGTTGGTGAGTATTGTTGCTCCCAATGTATTGGATCGTGCCGATGAGGCGCGGGTGCAAAAAGTACAGGCCGATTTTGCGGCGATTGCTACTTCGCTAAAAATGTATCGTTTGGATAATTATAATTACCCGACCAGTGAGCAGGGCCTGGAGGCCTTGGTGGACAAGCCAACGATTGATCCTATTCCTGGTAACTGGAAAAAGAATGGCTACCTGGAAGATCTACCGTTGGATCCCTGGGGGCGTACTTATTTATATTTAAGCCCGTCAGAATTTGGTGAGGGTGAATACGATATTTATAGCCTGGGTGCTGATGGAGTCACTGGTGGTGAAGATCAAAACGCGGATATTGGCAGCTGGATGAAAGCTGGAGAAAAAGAGTAA
- a CDS encoding OadG family protein, translated as MQSTLMQQGVELMLFGMGTVFVFLALLVVLTGVMSTVLQRFVKPEPVVAQRPSAQAGKQNNDQLVAVISAAIHQHRSKDNK; from the coding sequence ATGCAAAGTACTTTGATGCAGCAAGGTGTAGAGCTGATGCTGTTTGGCATGGGTACTGTTTTTGTATTTCTAGCCTTGCTGGTCGTGCTGACTGGCGTTATGTCCACGGTATTGCAGCGGTTCGTCAAGCCGGAGCCTGTTGTTGCGCAGCGGCCATCGGCTCAGGCTGGTAAGCAAAATAATGATCAGCTGGTGGCGGTAATTAGTGCTGCTATTCATCAGCACCGTTCAAAAGATAACAAATAA
- the gspE gene encoding type II secretion system ATPase GspE — protein sequence MSESTDKAMVELEADLAPPLDVNLDAIGEDEIGDGPLKRLPFTFAQTHGVLLEYEQDQPKIYYRSGLRVATLIELRRVLDVALTTEEISDKLFQTRLTKVYQKDNNEAIQVAEDMGSDFDLSRLADDIPDTADLMDAEDDAPVIRLINAVLSQAVREQASDIHVETFEDRLTVRFRIDGVLTEVLSPKRLLAPLLVSRLKVMAKLDIAEKRVPQDGRISIRLAGHAVDIRVSTIPSAHGERVVLRLLDKQAGQLELRQLKMNEQANTAYKKALSTPHGIILVTGPTGSGKTTTLYAGLTEINETSRNILTIEDPVEYLLPGIGQTQVNAKVEMTFARGLRAILRQDPDVVMVGEIRDTETAEIAVQASLTGHLVLSTLHTNTAVGAITRLQDMGVEPFLLSSSLIAVMAQRLVRVLCPQCKENHVASEAERLLLAITDDASEVTICRAGGCDQCNHTGYKGRTGIYEMIMIDDALRSMIHEGASEQQMLEQARKKSGGILDDGRRRVLAGETTVEEVLRVTAA from the coding sequence ATGAGCGAAAGTACTGACAAAGCTATGGTGGAATTGGAAGCTGATCTGGCCCCGCCGCTAGACGTTAACCTTGATGCTATTGGTGAAGATGAGATAGGTGATGGCCCGCTAAAAAGGTTGCCGTTTACTTTCGCCCAGACTCACGGTGTGTTGCTGGAATACGAGCAGGATCAGCCGAAAATTTACTACCGTAGTGGTTTGCGCGTAGCCACACTGATTGAGTTGCGTCGGGTGCTCGATGTCGCGCTAACGACTGAAGAAATCAGTGACAAACTATTTCAGACGCGCTTAACCAAGGTCTACCAAAAAGATAATAATGAAGCGATACAAGTCGCAGAAGATATGGGTTCCGACTTTGATTTAAGTCGCCTGGCCGATGATATTCCCGATACTGCCGACTTGATGGATGCGGAGGATGACGCGCCGGTCATTCGTTTAATTAACGCAGTGTTGTCACAGGCCGTAAGAGAGCAGGCCTCGGATATTCATGTAGAAACCTTTGAAGATCGCCTGACTGTACGTTTTCGTATTGATGGTGTGTTAACTGAAGTGCTATCCCCCAAACGCTTGTTAGCACCGTTGCTGGTTTCGCGGTTAAAGGTGATGGCCAAGCTTGATATCGCCGAGAAAAGAGTGCCGCAGGATGGTCGTATCTCCATTCGATTGGCGGGGCATGCGGTGGATATCCGGGTATCCACTATTCCTTCTGCCCATGGCGAGCGCGTGGTACTGCGTTTGTTAGATAAACAAGCCGGGCAATTAGAGTTGCGCCAGCTGAAAATGAATGAGCAGGCCAATACCGCGTATAAAAAAGCGCTGTCTACTCCTCATGGGATTATTCTGGTGACCGGGCCAACGGGTTCCGGTAAAACAACCACGCTCTATGCCGGTCTTACAGAAATAAACGAGACCAGCAGAAATATATTAACCATTGAAGATCCGGTGGAATATTTATTACCCGGCATTGGTCAAACCCAGGTTAATGCCAAAGTAGAGATGACGTTTGCCCGTGGTTTGCGTGCTATTTTACGCCAGGATCCCGATGTGGTGATGGTGGGTGAAATCCGCGATACAGAAACCGCAGAAATTGCAGTACAGGCCAGTTTGACTGGTCACTTGGTACTTTCCACTTTGCACACCAATACCGCCGTCGGTGCTATTACCCGGTTGCAGGATATGGGTGTCGAGCCGTTTTTATTATCATCAAGCTTGATTGCGGTGATGGCGCAACGGTTGGTGCGGGTGCTGTGTCCACAGTGTAAAGAGAATCATGTTGCCAGTGAGGCTGAACGTTTATTGTTAGCGATTACTGATGACGCCAGTGAAGTGACTATCTGTCGTGCTGGCGGTTGCGATCAGTGTAATCACACGGGCTATAAAGGTCGTACCGGTATTTATGAAATGATCATGATAGATGATGCCTTGCGTTCCATGATTCATGAAGGCGCTAGCGAACAGCAGATGCTGGAACAAGCACGTAAAAAGTCCGGGGGCATTTTGGATGATGGTCGTCGTCGGGTGTTGGCAGGGGAGACCACAGTCGAAGAAGTGCTGCGGGTTACCGCAGCCTGA
- a CDS encoding sodium ion-translocating decarboxylase subunit beta, whose protein sequence is MTDFGPLLANPKTLFLGAAAQFGIFATVLGAVGLTSIGWMDFSLADAAAIGIIGWC, encoded by the coding sequence ATGACGGATTTTGGTCCTTTGCTGGCTAACCCTAAAACCCTATTTTTGGGAGCTGCTGCCCAGTTTGGTATTTTTGCGACTGTGCTTGGGGCGGTTGGCTTAACGTCAATAGGCTGGATGGATTTTAGTCTCGCGGATGCCGCGGCGATTGGTATTATCGGGTGGTGCTGA
- the gspC gene encoding type II secretion system protein GspC has translation MTAEHVTARLTSMAQQLAGTAAALPSKQIHNAFCAVIGIWLLVVLVQLATVLISSPANEVSVVPDSGSVVVAPVEKSVDVAKLQALDLFGQVGSLIEPVVNSMPSDEVEIDAAVTKLNLTLEGIVHTPDATGSVAVIVYQGKQDQYAVGDKLPVGNKVVLAKVLLDHVILDNVGSYESLWLYAEEKSNGKSTPSVVTRINKRPGVTDKRNDTKATDLAADYRDRLYKNPSSLAEVLRISPAQRDGQMVGYRVSPGRDRQQFSRLGFKTNDIVTSINGIELNEPSKALEIYKLMRTATQASFVVDRNGASVEVLVALEE, from the coding sequence TTGACCGCAGAGCATGTGACGGCGCGATTAACGTCGATGGCGCAGCAATTGGCAGGCACTGCCGCAGCCTTGCCAAGCAAGCAGATCCATAATGCTTTTTGCGCGGTTATTGGTATCTGGTTGCTAGTGGTTCTGGTCCAGCTAGCCACAGTACTTATCAGTTCCCCGGCCAATGAGGTATCGGTAGTTCCCGATAGTGGAAGTGTGGTCGTAGCACCCGTCGAAAAGAGTGTCGATGTTGCCAAACTGCAGGCGCTGGACTTGTTTGGTCAGGTGGGCAGTCTGATAGAGCCAGTAGTCAATTCCATGCCCAGTGACGAAGTTGAAATTGATGCGGCGGTGACCAAATTAAATTTAACTCTTGAGGGTATTGTGCATACCCCAGATGCAACCGGCTCGGTGGCAGTAATTGTCTATCAAGGTAAGCAGGATCAATATGCGGTGGGCGACAAGCTGCCAGTAGGTAATAAAGTGGTGCTGGCAAAAGTGCTATTGGATCATGTGATTCTCGATAATGTTGGCAGCTATGAGTCGCTCTGGTTGTACGCAGAAGAAAAATCTAATGGAAAGTCGACACCCAGTGTGGTCACTAGAATCAATAAAAGGCCGGGGGTTACCGACAAACGTAATGATACCAAAGCCACTGATCTAGCAGCTGATTATCGGGATCGCTTGTATAAGAACCCGAGTTCGCTGGCTGAAGTGTTAAGGATTTCTCCGGCGCAAAGAGACGGCCAAATGGTAGGTTATCGGGTTAGCCCCGGTCGTGATCGGCAACAGTTTTCCCGCTTGGGTTTTAAAACTAATGATATCGTGACATCGATCAATGGTATTGAGTTGAATGAGCCGTCGAAGGCGCTGGAAATTTATAAGTTAATGCGCACCGCAACGCAGGCATCTTTTGTTGTTGATCGTAATGGCGCCTCAGTTGAAGTGTTAGTGGCATTGGAAGAATAA
- the gspF gene encoding type II secretion system inner membrane protein GspF, producing the protein MSAFSYKALDAKGKMVKGLLEGDSERQVRSQLRSRQLKPVSVTESNEKSAKANDKNTPFYANWFKPRISQSDLALVTRQLATLVQSNMPLDEALTATAQQARKPRIKSLILQVRARVLEGHSLAYGLGDFPLVFNEMYCSMVKAGEHAGFLGTVLEQLADYTESSQYTQQKLKGAMIYPIILVVLSVGVIGILMVFVVPDLVGMFKHTNQKLPVLTQMVIATSDFFTEKWWLVIVFMFALVISAQQFLKSPARRKVWHGLLLKMPFISGLVTSMDTARFASTLSILTSSGVPLLDGLRIAGQVLSNLRLREASKSVAISVQEGGSLHRALEQAEVFPPMMVHMVASGEASGELETMLTRSATNQQRELEMTLGNLMAILEPLMIVVMAVIVCTIVFAILLPIIEMNNLIT; encoded by the coding sequence ATGTCAGCATTTAGTTACAAAGCACTCGATGCCAAGGGCAAAATGGTCAAAGGCTTGCTGGAAGGTGATTCAGAGCGGCAAGTGCGAAGTCAGTTGCGTTCGCGTCAGTTGAAACCGGTTTCAGTTACTGAGTCCAATGAAAAGTCGGCAAAAGCGAACGATAAAAATACGCCTTTTTACGCTAATTGGTTTAAGCCGCGCATCAGTCAATCGGATTTAGCCCTGGTCACCCGGCAGCTGGCGACGCTAGTACAATCCAATATGCCGCTGGATGAAGCCTTAACCGCGACTGCCCAGCAGGCGCGCAAACCCCGAATAAAAAGTTTGATTTTGCAGGTGCGAGCCCGTGTGCTGGAGGGGCATAGCTTGGCTTATGGCCTCGGTGATTTTCCGCTGGTGTTTAACGAGATGTATTGCTCAATGGTAAAAGCCGGTGAGCATGCAGGCTTTTTGGGTACGGTATTGGAACAGTTGGCCGATTATACCGAGAGCAGTCAATACACCCAGCAAAAATTGAAAGGCGCGATGATTTACCCGATTATTCTCGTAGTATTGTCGGTCGGGGTGATCGGCATTTTGATGGTGTTTGTGGTGCCGGATTTGGTGGGTATGTTTAAGCATACTAACCAGAAGTTACCCGTATTGACGCAAATGGTGATCGCCACCAGTGATTTTTTTACCGAAAAATGGTGGCTGGTTATTGTCTTTATGTTTGCCTTGGTGATCAGTGCGCAGCAATTCCTGAAGAGTCCTGCGCGACGTAAAGTGTGGCATGGCTTGTTATTAAAAATGCCGTTTATTTCCGGTCTTGTGACGTCGATGGATACCGCGAGGTTTGCCTCTACGCTGAGTATTTTAACTTCCAGTGGTGTGCCTCTGTTAGACGGCTTACGTATCGCTGGGCAGGTATTAAGTAATTTACGTCTGCGCGAGGCCAGTAAGTCGGTCGCAATTTCGGTCCAGGAGGGCGGTAGCTTGCACCGGGCGCTGGAGCAGGCGGAAGTATTTCCACCAATGATGGTGCACATGGTGGCAAGCGGTGAAGCCAGTGGAGAATTAGAAACCATGCTGACCCGTTCCGCGACCAATCAGCAACGTGAGTTGGAAATGACCTTGGGGAACTTAATGGCTATTTTGGAGCCATTAATGATTGTTGTGATGGCGGTGATAGTCTGTACCATTGTGTTTGCGATATTACTGCCGATTATTGAAATGAATAATTTAATTACCTAG
- a CDS encoding sodium ion-translocating decarboxylase subunit beta, whose amino-acid sequence MSLWYDTGIYQIVPGQFVMVVVGLLLLYLAINRKFEPLLLVPIGFGGILANIPGAGMAFSAVENAINSGDPEVLAEIAKSLGVASWEAGKELYHAYETSAGAAHVAAVQVAGDHGFGNGMLYNFYTVAIASGVAPLVIFMGRRGDDGFWSFAG is encoded by the coding sequence TTGTCGCTTTGGTATGACACCGGAATTTACCAGATAGTCCCCGGTCAGTTTGTGATGGTGGTGGTTGGGTTGCTGTTGCTTTATCTGGCGATCAACCGCAAGTTTGAGCCGTTGCTATTAGTTCCCATTGGTTTTGGCGGCATTCTGGCCAATATTCCGGGCGCGGGAATGGCTTTTTCAGCAGTGGAAAACGCCATCAATTCTGGTGATCCGGAAGTCTTGGCGGAGATCGCCAAAAGCCTGGGTGTTGCCAGCTGGGAGGCCGGCAAAGAGCTTTACCATGCTTATGAAACGTCAGCGGGTGCAGCCCATGTGGCGGCGGTGCAGGTTGCCGGTGACCATGGCTTTGGTAACGGCATGCTCTACAACTTTTATACCGTGGCGATTGCCAGCGGCGTTGCACCCCTCGTTATTTTTATGGGGCGTAGGGGCGATGACGGATTTTGGTCCTTTGCTGGCTAA
- a CDS encoding sodium ion-translocating decarboxylase subunit beta yields MPRRLVLSGGADGPTAIYVASLLAPDLLGAIAVAAYSYMALVPFDPATDNESVDHRSRAQNRDGAAATVSKVEKICFPLVLLILVALLLPSAAPLLGMFCLGNLMRECGVVDRLSDTAQNALINITTIFLGLSVGSKLSADKFLDLNTLGILLLGVVAFCIGTATGVLMAKLMNRLSSSPINPLIGSAGVSAVPMAARVSNKVGLDADPQNFLLMHAMGPNVAGVIGSAVAAGVMISLVGG; encoded by the coding sequence ATGCCGCGGCGATTGGTATTATCGGGTGGTGCTGACGGCCCTACGGCTATCTATGTGGCAAGTTTGTTAGCCCCGGATTTGTTAGGTGCAATTGCAGTGGCGGCCTATTCCTATATGGCGTTGGTGCCTTTTGATCCAGCCACCGATAATGAAAGCGTTGACCACCGAAGCCGAGCGCAAAATCGTGATGGTGCAGCTGCGACCGTCTCCAAAGTTGAAAAAATCTGTTTCCCATTAGTCTTGTTAATATTGGTGGCCTTGTTGTTGCCTTCAGCAGCACCCTTATTGGGAATGTTTTGTCTCGGAAATCTGATGCGTGAATGTGGTGTGGTTGATCGTTTAAGTGACACTGCGCAAAACGCATTAATTAATATCACCACTATTTTTCTCGGCTTGTCAGTGGGCTCCAAACTGAGTGCGGACAAGTTTTTGGATTTAAATACGCTGGGGATTTTATTACTGGGCGTGGTGGCGTTTTGTATTGGCACCGCCACCGGTGTGCTGATGGCTAAATTGATGAATCGGCTCTCATCCAGCCCGATTAATCCATTAATCGGTTCGGCGGGGGTGTCAGCGGTGCCGATGGCTGCGAGAGTGTCTAATAAAGTTGGTTTGGATGCAGATCCGCAAAATTTTCTGCTGATGCACGCAATGGGCCCCAATGTAGCGGGTGTTATCGGCTCTGCGGTAGCTGCCGGGGTGATGATTAGTCTGGTTGGAGGCTAG
- the gspD gene encoding type II secretion system secretin GspD, giving the protein MVLFKQWVANSRVLALGLVLGLGVCLTVNAQPDSDDGQTWTVNFKETDIHELIRFVAKATQKTIIIDSQVKGKVQVISAKPVNSKQLYDLFLSILEIQGFAAVESGEVVRVIPMKDARTAPVQVVTNDVAANSEIITQVIQLENISAAKLIPVLRPLAPQQAHMAAYAPSNAIIISDTAANIARIKQVINSIDLSAIQKTDVVTLEHAAAEEVVRMLEQLAKDSGGKAQAETKKLVLVADKRTNSVLVTGDELERQRVKTLIDYLDTPLAQSGNVKVVYLEYAEAKDLSEVLSKVVQNIEQMNSQDKSANAAKKHTSTIEADEGTNSLIITAEADTMQSLLSVVQRLDIRRAQVLVEAIIVEMTDDNGRDLGIEWLFINDSGAYGGSNNSGLGGAIAAAGFETDDNGDPVDTRASIAGVVGSATGQVLGIGRLADDLSFNVVINALQQNTEANILSTPSLMTLDNEEASIVVGQSIPFVTGSYTATGTSSSNPDNPFQTVERENVGITLKVTPQINEGDSLILAISQEVSNVVGTSAVLNSNPITSERKIDTKILADNGQTIVLGGLIEDNISERVQKVPVLGDIPIIGSLFRSTSTTHGKKHLLIFLRPTIVRDKKQMDDVTAGKYRLIREKQLEEIDEGVDLLDDKNLPLLPEWQQQLEALEVIREDAAPNAVEVNVKDSNSSL; this is encoded by the coding sequence ATGGTTTTATTCAAGCAGTGGGTGGCGAATAGTCGTGTGCTCGCATTAGGCTTAGTTTTGGGTTTAGGTGTTTGCTTAACGGTTAATGCGCAGCCTGACAGTGATGATGGGCAAACCTGGACTGTTAATTTTAAAGAGACAGATATTCATGAGCTAATTCGCTTTGTTGCCAAAGCTACTCAGAAAACCATCATCATCGATTCGCAGGTTAAAGGTAAAGTGCAGGTTATTTCTGCTAAGCCGGTGAATAGCAAACAACTCTATGATTTGTTTTTATCAATTCTGGAAATACAGGGGTTTGCCGCTGTAGAGTCAGGTGAGGTGGTGCGTGTTATTCCAATGAAAGACGCACGAACCGCTCCGGTGCAAGTGGTTACGAATGATGTTGCGGCGAACAGCGAAATTATCACCCAGGTGATTCAGTTAGAGAATATTTCTGCAGCAAAATTAATTCCTGTGTTGCGACCATTGGCTCCGCAGCAAGCACACATGGCGGCTTATGCGCCCAGCAACGCCATTATTATTTCCGATACCGCAGCCAATATTGCCCGTATCAAACAAGTCATTAACAGTATCGATTTATCGGCTATTCAAAAAACCGATGTAGTCACCCTTGAGCATGCGGCGGCGGAAGAAGTGGTTCGCATGTTAGAGCAGCTGGCAAAAGATAGTGGTGGTAAAGCTCAGGCGGAGACCAAAAAACTAGTGTTGGTCGCGGATAAGCGGACTAATAGTGTGTTAGTGACCGGTGATGAATTAGAGCGGCAGCGAGTAAAAACGCTGATTGATTATCTGGATACTCCTCTTGCACAAAGTGGCAACGTCAAAGTCGTTTATTTGGAGTACGCCGAAGCCAAAGATTTATCTGAGGTGTTAAGTAAGGTGGTGCAGAATATCGAGCAGATGAATTCTCAGGATAAATCTGCCAATGCGGCTAAAAAGCATACGTCGACCATTGAGGCAGACGAGGGTACCAATTCCTTAATTATCACCGCTGAAGCCGACACCATGCAGTCGCTATTGTCGGTGGTTCAGCGTTTGGATATTCGTCGGGCGCAGGTGCTGGTTGAAGCGATTATTGTTGAAATGACAGATGATAATGGCCGTGATTTGGGTATTGAGTGGTTATTTATTAACGATAGCGGTGCATATGGTGGCTCTAATAATTCTGGGCTGGGTGGTGCTATCGCGGCTGCCGGTTTTGAAACCGATGATAATGGTGACCCTGTAGATACACGCGCTAGTATTGCTGGTGTGGTTGGTAGCGCCACAGGGCAAGTGTTAGGAATAGGGCGGTTAGCCGATGACCTAAGTTTTAATGTGGTTATTAACGCATTACAACAAAATACCGAAGCAAATATTTTATCCACGCCGTCATTAATGACGCTGGATAACGAGGAAGCCTCTATTGTCGTGGGTCAAAGTATTCCCTTTGTTACTGGCTCTTATACCGCTACGGGTACTAGCTCATCTAACCCGGATAATCCGTTTCAAACGGTAGAGCGTGAAAATGTCGGTATCACTCTCAAAGTAACGCCGCAAATTAATGAGGGTGATTCGCTGATATTGGCTATTTCACAAGAAGTTTCCAATGTGGTGGGGACCAGTGCCGTATTAAATAGCAATCCCATTACCAGTGAACGAAAAATTGATACCAAAATACTGGCAGATAACGGTCAAACTATTGTGCTGGGTGGTTTGATCGAGGATAACATCAGCGAGAGGGTGCAAAAAGTGCCTGTGTTAGGTGATATCCCGATCATTGGTTCTTTGTTCAGAAGTACCTCTACTACCCATGGGAAAAAACATTTACTCATTTTTCTTCGCCCAACTATCGTCCGCGATAAAAAACAAATGGATGATGTGACTGCGGGAAAATACCGATTGATTCGAGAAAAGCAGCTTGAAGAAATTGACGAGGGCGTGGATTTACTTGACGATAAAAACTTGCCTTTGTTACCCGAGTGGCAGCAGCAATTAGAAGCATTAGAGGTGATCAGAGAGGACGCTGCTCCCAATGCCGTTGAAGTGAATGTCAAAGATTCTAACAGTAGCTTGTGA